From the Mya arenaria isolate MELC-2E11 chromosome 17, ASM2691426v1 genome, the window CTACACCTACAACTACGGCTCCACCTGCAACTGCATCTAGCACTACATCTACACTTACAACTGCATCTAGCACTACATCTACAACTGTAACAACCACTACATATACAACTACGGCTCCACCTGCAACTGCATCTAGCACAACATCTACACCTTCAACAACGGATCCACCTGCAGTTGCATCTAGCACTACATCTACACTTACAACTTTAACAACCACTACATATACAACTACGGCTCAACCTGCAGTTGCATCTAGCACTACATCTACACCTACAACTGCATCTAGCAATACATTTACACTTACAACTGCTACAAGCACTACacctacaactacaactacggCTCCACCTACAACTGCATCTAGCCCTACATCTACACCTACAGCAACGGCTCAACCTACAACTGCATCTAGCACTACACCTACACCTACAACTGCAGCTGTAACAAGCACTACACCTACATCTACGGCTCTACCTACAACTGCATCTAACACTACACCTACAACTACGGCTCCACCTACACCTACATCTACACTTACAACTGCAACAAGCACTACacctacaactacaactacggCTCCACCTACAACTGCATCTAGCCCTACATCTACACCTACAGCAACGGCTCAACCTACAACAGCATCTAACACTACACCTACACCTACAACTGCGGCTCCACCTCCACCTACATCTACACCTACAACTACGGCTCCACCTACAACTGCAACAAGCACTACACCTACACATACAACTACGGCTCCTACTTCAACTGCAGCTAGCACTTCATCTACACCTATAACTGCTACAAGCACTACACCTACACCTACAACTACGGCTCCACCTACACCTACAACTACGGCTCCTACTTCAACTGCAACTAGCACTTCATCTACAGCTACAACTGCAACTAGCACTACACCTACACCTTCAACTACGGCTCCTACTACAACTGCAACTAGCACTTCATCTACACCTACAACTGCTACAAGCACTACACCTACACCTACAACTACGGCTCCAATTACAACTGCATCTAGCACTACATCTACACCTACacctacaactacaactacggTTCCACCTACAACTGCATCTAGCACTACATCTACACCTACACCTACAACTGCTACAAGCACTACACCTACACCTTCAACTACGGCTCCAATTACAACTGCATCTAGCACTACATCTACACCTACacctacaactacaactacggTTCCACCTACAACTGCATCCAGCACTACATCTACACCTACACCTACAACAACGGCTCCACCTACAACTGCATCTAGCACTACATCTGCACCTACACCTACACCTACAACTACGGCTCCAATTACAACTGCATCTAGCACTACATCTACACCTACACCTACACCTACAACTGCTACAAGCACTACACCTACACCTACAACTACGGCTCCAATTACAACTGCATCTAGCACTACATCTACACCTACACCTACAACTGCTACAAGCACTACACCTACACCTACAACTACGGCTCCAATTACAACTGCATCTAGCACTACATCTACACCTACACCTACACCTACAACTGCTACAAGCACTACACCTACACCAACAACTACGGCTCCAATTACAACTGCATCTAGCACTACATCTACACGTACACCTACACCTACAACTGCTACAAGCACTACACCTACACCTGCAACTACGGCTCCTACTACAACTGCATCTAGCACTACATCTGCACCTACacctacaactacaactacggTTCCACCTACAACTGCATCTAGCACTACATCTACACCTACACCTACAGCAACGGCTCCACCTACAACTGCATCTAGCACTACATCTACTCCTACACCTACAACTACGGCTCCTACTACAACTGCATCTAGCACTACATCTACACCTTCACCTACAACAACGGCTCCACCTACAACTGCATCTAGCACTACATCTACACCTACACCTACAACTACGGCTCCACATACAACTGCATCTAGCACTACATCTACACCTACACCTACAACAACGGCTCCACATACAACTGCATCTAGCACTACATCTGCACCTACACCTACAACTACGGCTCCACATACAACTGCATCTAGCACTACATCTACACCTACACCTACAACTACGGTTCCACCTACAACTGCATCTAGCACTACATCTACACCTACACCTACAACTACGGCTCCACCTACAACTGCATCTAGCACTACATCTACACCTACACCTACAACTACGGCTCCACCTACAACTGCATCTAGCACTACATCTGCACCTACACCTACAACTACGGTTCCACCTACAACTGCATCTAGCACTACATCTACACCTACACCTACAACTACGGCTCCACCTACAACTGCATCTAGTACTACATCTACACCTACACCTACAACTACGGTTCCACCTACAACTGCATCTAGCACTACATCTACACCTACACCTACAACTACGGTTCCACCTACAACTGCATCTAGTACTACATCTACACCTACACCTACAACTACGGCTCCACCTACAACTGCATCTAGCACTACATCTACACCTACACCTACAACTACGGCTCCACATACAACTGCATCTAGCACTACATCTACACCTACACCTACAACTACGGCTCCACCTACAACTGCATCTAGCACTACATCTACATCTACACCTACAACTACGGCTCCACCTACAACTGCATCTAGCACTACATCTTCACCTACACCTACAACTACGGTTCCACCTACAACTGCATCTAGCACTACATCTACACCTACACCTACAACTACGGCTCCACCTACAACTGCATCTAGCACTACATCTACACCTACACCTACAACTACGGCTCCACCTACAACTGCATCTAGCACTACATCTGCACCTACACCTACAACTACGGTTCCACCTACAACTGCATCTAGCACTACATCTACACCTACACCTACAACTACGGCTCCACCTACAACTGCATCTAGTACTACATCTACACCTACACCTACAACTACGGTTCCACCTACAACTGCATCTAGCACTACATCTACACCTACACCTACAACTACGGCTCCACCTACAACTGCATCTAGTACTACATCTACACCTACACCTACAACTACGGCTCCACCTACAACTGCATCTAGCACTACATCTACACCTACACCTACAACTACGGCTCCACATACAACTGCATCTAGCACTACATCTACACCTACACCTACAACTACGGCTCCACCTACAACTGCATCTAGCACTACATCTACATCTACACCTACAACTACGGCTCCACCTACAACTGCATCTAGCACTACATCTTCACCTACACCTACAACTACGGCTCCACCTACAACTGCATCTAGCACTATATCTACATCTACACCTACAACTGCATCTAGCACTACACCTACAACTGCATCTAGCACTACACCTACACCTACAACTGCATCTAGCACTACACCTACACCTACACCTACAACTACGGCTCCACCTACAACTGTATCTAGCACTACATATACACCTACACCTACAACTACGGCTCCACCTACAACTGCATCTAGCACTACATCTACACCTACAACTGCTACAAGCACTACCCCTACACCTACAACTGTATCTAGCACTACACCTACACCTACACCTACAACTACGGCTCCACCTACAACTGTATCTAGCACTACATATACACCTATAACTGTAACAAACACTACACCTACACCTACAACTACGGCATCAACAGTGAATACGGCGATTTCTTCAACAAAAATGAGTTCCTCCCTTGCGACAAGCTCACAAGGTTAGTACGtaataattgattttgttgcaatgtttttttaagatatgaGCATTTGAGTATGAATCAATGTATTTGAGGTTTCGGTATACCAAAACTACGTCGTTATATAACGGGATATCGTGACTTGGGGCATAAACTGGCTGTTGAATTGACAAGTGTATTTGATCACAAAAAAGTGATTTCGAATCAACATTTCGACTAATATCACAACTCAAACTGAGCACTATTTGTCCTTGTCATCATTTGATCACTTATGCAGTACAGTGGATTTAAAAGTCAATATCGATCAAACAAAGGTAGTTGTTTTTGGTACTTAAAGGCCAACTcgctttaattttaaaagaagaaaaaaaaccgATAGAAACGTGTAGATTAAGGTAGGcgttttattttcaagttttggAAGTatcatttacacaaaaaaaccTAGTTGAACAGTTCAAAAAGGCGATGCACTTTTAATATAAACGCATTTACAACCCAGATATATCGACCGACTTACCGTTACAATTATTCGAACATATAATCTATACAGGGCGATGAATCTGAAAATTATTGAACAAGTTCACCTAAGTATTCTCAGAATAAtatccaaaaataaaatgagcaCGGCTCGCATATGTTGTATGTTGAAACTGGTCGATATccattaaaaataatcatataatgtaaaattttaatgttcaggacagtttttttttttcgaggtaaacaaactaaattaacacatgtttgttaTAGGTCTATGAAATATGATGATTTCAGATCTTTTGATGGACAGATCACATTATATGAATTTTGATTAACacggttttttttttctcaaaaatatggTTAGAACAATTTACCAAATACAAGACCTTTATTTATACCAGTGTGTTAAACAAGTCCTAACCGACCAGTTCAAACAAGATTGGCACTCTGCAATGAATAAATCTTTTAAATGCAAGAACTACGCATTGTTCAAGGAAACCCTAGAATAtgaaaagtaattattaaatatttcaacttgaGATACAATTTCGGTAAATTTCGTAAGGCGAACCACAATTTCCCGATAGAAATAGAAAGGTATACTAATGTTGACTACACAGAAAGATACTGTCATACATCTAGATCAGGTCTTGGTTATGAATACCACTACTTACTAGTTTGtccattatttttaaatgataaaagaaagtaCCTCCCCACCTACGTGAGTAGGCCAATTACTATTAAATACAAGGAACATTTTTACTTGCACAAAAATTAAACTAATGACAAAAATAGCTTTATTCGTGAAATACTTGACACGTAacgatttgcttgtattttaatcatGCAATCTTTGGTCAAAATTTCaccgttgcatcgttctacaattTTCCgttaagttgaaattttggccatagatttcattattaagatacaagcaaatctaaaatattttacacgtgtagaagcagaaaataacaCAGTGTTTTATAGgctatgaaatattttcatatattttctgtcaaaaaaagttattaagaCACAaacgtcacttacttgttgtttgtttacatggGTTTTGTGCCCTGGTGAACCGTGTGAGAACCCttttgaagtcacgtgattcctcataCTGAGTATGGTTTTGAGTAGTTGACACTGTCACACGGCACGCGCGtcttaaaatatacttttttggtTTGGTTTCCCAAGTCTTAGGTGGAAAACGCTTATTGAAATGAGTTGTAAATCTTTAACTTCAGGTGTTTGTAACTTTTCCAAACGGAATGATTACagataaattgattaaacttaaaAGTGAAAGGACTATGtgtaattgtgttttgtataatgatatatatatctCATGGGTTTCAGTGTGaaagtacatattgtcaacataagGGAAATACTTTTACCCTAGGCGAAGCCAAAGGTAGCAGTATTTATCGTATTTGTCACATCATGTACTGAAGCCATgcgatatttaaataatatacgaTTTTAAGCATATAAAGAGTCTCGTAGAACATACCAGGAGCGATTTGATAGAATAGCTACCTTCACTGGCTTTACTTTTTGACTATTAGGGTACTATTcctttattcaatataaaaatggttatgATATAATCTCATCAGTTATATTAGTTTATAATTACTATTCTTTGCAGTCGTTCCTACGCTCACTTCAAGTACATACCGACCAATATACATCATGCCATGCCTTTGTTCTACGGGAGCCTTTGCAAACCTCACCGTACAAGAAATAGTGCAACAACTTGAGGAAAACCTTACCGTAGCGAAAAGAAACCTCTCCTCATATCGACGCAAAAACGAGTGCGCCCAAGACAACCGATCGTCGTCAAAAACAATGGGAGGTGTTGGCGTTGGGATACTTGCATCTCTATTGGCTGGAATTGTTGCCATGGATTTCGTGAATATTGTAAAAGCATTGAAGAGTGTGTTACACCTTATGGGGAAATGTTGTTGCAAGAAGTAAAACGGACCTTGCAAAATCTGTCCCAATAGCTTGAGGACAAGAATGGCTATAGATACATAAAGCTTTGTTTGCCATTTTATGTAAATGCAATATGTTGTTTCGTGTGCGCTTTTGACTTGTTCGTGTTAAATGATACAAGAACAGTAGACCGTTTAAACACTTAAGGTCAAAATACCCATTAACAGGTCATTACCATATTGTCATCATATATTCATCGTATTACACCCATAAAGATGTACCCGGgtattgttcatgtattttttcgtaaattaaaaactaatataTTTCGAATATTTGTAACTCTATTGCATGAGAAAATACAATACTGTAAGGCCAACAAAATTACTGTGTGGTTAAGGTTACATCTTGTCAAAAAACGGTAGGCTACGTAGGcttgatttttatttgtaagtcattatatatttaaagaacgTTACATTAATCATTGTGTAAACTGGTTAAAGTAATCAGCTTATAGGTATGTATCcgtttaaaaacacacacacacacgcgcgcgcgcgcacacaataacaacaacaacaacagtaacaacGGACTATCAAAGCGGTAGGGTTGTTTCCTATTTGAATGATACCAAAGGAAAAGCAATACATTAACACATGTTACTTTtcaatttaaggaaaatatgtaGAGTGTGGTTTGctgaatttatttttcacaaaagttgTCCTTCAATTGTTGCAACATTTCATACATGCGTGACGagtgaactatatatatatatatatatatatatatatatatatatatatatatatatatatatatatatatatatatatatatatatatatatatatatattaaatcagtTATCAATTTCAGCTCATAAGTTCATTCGTCCGTCTGTTTGGCTGTAGTTCCTGTCTGTATGCATTCTATTCGGCCTTgatactattttaatatgtctgTATATTTGGCTTCCACAGGCTCGGCAAAGTCCCATCGCCTGAAGTTGTCCtactattttaatattaattagtaTTCGTATGTTGCTTACACGGGCTCGGCCATCTTCTCATCGCCTGAATGTGTCATACTAGTTTTCCTCTGACTGTGTTATACTATTTAGTATGTCTGTATATGTTTGCACAGTCATAAAAGGGTTACAAGAAGACAATAAATTTATTAGAAAAGTATATTTTCCCGCAAAATTCCCTTAAAGTTTATATTGACAATATAATATCgaattaaaagcatttttaacatttattaatttgttattgaGACTCATAGCTTTAAAAGTGTTACatgcatttcattttcatttaaaggtGACTAAGATGcattaaagtaaataatgttTCCCCTgtgatattttcaatatgaatttTTAAGGATTTGCTTACTCGGGATGTTAAAGaatattctatttttatattattacacTGGTCCAAAAATATCTATATTATTTTTGGGTTAATTAAATCAGaaaatgtcaatgttaaaagaaatatttctgtttatatgTGTTAAAGAATGTGTGCAATGAAATTAAGGCAAAGATATATCCTGTATTCCAAGTAATGCTGACGTCATACGTTGTAAGATATATTGCTCTGATAATATGGTTGTATGGTTTGCTTATGTAGTTAATGATTTACCTTCactatatttttgaaataagtttGTTATCATTATATGTGGCATTTTGCTTTGATGTATTTGTAAAGCTTACTTCTCTGACAATTGGTCTGTGGGTAAAACTAACGTTTCCATTGCTAGAACATTTCTACAAAGTTCTGTCGATGTAATTATATTATTCTCtatgaaatacatttcaacCTTTTGCAGCCGGATTAActtatataaaaacacatatagcgtgttcaatatttcatgtggGTTTTACTTTGTGACATTAAAAACACCAAGATACATGTAGCTTGTGGACATTTAGGGCGTTTAGTGTTGGTATTAAATGAACTAGTTTTCTGGTTTTATATCGTTTCCAttggtttttatttgttgtgacagtttgaaataaaattaaaaccagTCTTATCGTTTGCTTAActtgtttttgaaactatcgaaacccaCTCCGGAGGCGGTTTTtgcggttcgttccatccgaaaaatAGCTCACTTTGAAAAGAACATGATGACGGACAGTGATCTAAAAAGTGTGTTGATAACACCATTTAGTTAAAACAGACAAACGACCATCtgcggtatcattgttttgagaaacaacccccccccccccagataTAATGGCTGCATGCAGTAGCTCCATCATGCTGTGTAcacaaaaacatgcatttctTACTTTAAGCAAACCTTTCGAAACAGGTTTCCACACGCCTAAACccttgaaaccaaaactgaaactagtttgctatcaacaaaaacgcccatAGTCTGTCAACATTATTCTTCATTCTAGGTATCATAAGTTTAGTATTACTGTTCTGAAATTGCTTTTACGAAACTgttagtaaataaatattgttgctgtataaagtttgtttgtcactggttaaaaaatatatttctctgTTGCGTTTGGAAGTCGTTCCAGTATAAAGTGAGAAGCGTTGTAGAGATGTATGCATGTTTCTTTCGACTATAATGACATTAAAGGGTCAGTCTAAGATTGTCTGGCAATTTGGAAGGggaataataatcatcatcatcatcatcatcatcgtcatcgtcgtcgttcATTCCACCAAAATAAATTGATCACGACCATATGGATAGGGTACAAGGCCTGCAACATTTTACAGACATGAGACACATGTAAGAACAAGTAACTCCCTCTCATTTATTCGAAAAAGAACAACAGTTGTCACAGTAACGCGATCAAGGCCCCCACAGGCCTCGTTGGGCGGATAGCTATAAAGGTTTTTGGCCTATATGTATAGATAGCCTTCAGTATCTAACACGTTTTTATGACGACCTTGACCTACGGAGATCCCTCAATAGGGGCTATGTGTTGGTGATGACCAACCTTTCTACCAAGTTTGAGATCCCTGGTTACCAGCATTATTCAGTTGTATATTGGAAACggattttgaccttgaccattgacccactaatctcaaaatcgatAAGGTAAATCTGTTGTTCATGGGGTTCTGGGGTTAAAGTCGCCACAacacctttgatccaatgacctcAAACTTCATCTGCTGTTTATGTTTAACCAGTAAACCAAGGTACCTGTTTTTCTGCCATAATGCCACTATAACTGCTGCtgttcctttataccaagtttggtcaagatatgtgaactctgactaaagttattcagtttcaactgtttttctatttttagtaacagtcaccttgaccttgcagaccctagggaccccaaacgcaatcccatgaaaggtatccataaactcttcctttataccaagttgggtcaagatatgtcaatcctaactaaagttattcagtttcaaccgtttttctatttttagtaacaatgaccttgaccttgactctagggaccccaaatgcaatcccatgaaagataTTCATAatctcttcctatagaccaagttggtcaagatatgtcaacccttactgaaattattcagtttcataggtgagtttgacgacccccggccgcccgcccgaacaataaCGTTCATCATTcttataaccaggtttcactatgtgaaaacccgGTTAAAATGGAGCACTCTGACAAAGTGCTATGTGTAACTGAGTGGCACTCTCAACGTATGCATTTGGCCCCTGctaccatacatgtacaatgtatactCAAAACAGCGACTACGCCTCTACCCTGCTTTGAACTCCGTATAACAAATATCCAGTATTAATTGATACAAACAAAATGACGATGTTTCTTcggtatttatttgttttcattcttaatataacatatcaaatataataatgagGGGATGGCCTCAAATAATAGGATCTGATCTaggtatataaaatatttgttagacATTCTGTACACAGTAACAACATACAAGCATGTAGAAATATCTACAAAATAGTCAGAACGACCTATGacttttatacaaaatgaataagAAACTCCCCTGtactgtacatgtaaacaaacatgcTTAAATATTGCCAGGACTGGGCCCATATTCAATACAACTATTGATTGCATGCAGTCTATTGGTCAAGTATTTGGTACTGGCCAATCAAAGCACTTGCATTCAGATCTTAAatttagtttaattttatttttaattaagtatCAACCATTACTGGCTATTGAAGACTTTATCGAGTACATTTACTAATGATCATAATATcactgaattattttttatatagaaaaaaactgcaaaatacAACCAAGCTTTGTATGTTTATAACCTGCACCTAACTCttatataaatgctttaaaatcatAAGTATCACTACATCAAACCTATTTCATTACTAAATCTCACAACACTTTCTGGAATGTAAATCAGTAACTGTTTGATATGTAGTTTTGGTATTTCCTTTTGCAGACATGCAAATATCTGTATAATTGTAACAACTCAGAGAATATAATTAGATAACACCAcactgatatattttaaatgtaagttcaataaaaataacatcatgCATTAACATCATATATAAGCTATAATGTTATGATATGTGTTCCGATGGGTCTTAATTAATGAGACTCACTCATAGATTTTATTTTAGCAACAATTCCTTCAAACTTTGTTGAACtcataaaaaatctaaattttatgaataaacatcAAACAGCAGCTGGAAGAAAATCATTTGAacagtattttataaatacaagcATAAAATAAAGCTTTAATCTGAGCCTTCAATGATGGctttataatcatttaaacaagcattttgttcacatttcataatttatttcttttttaaatcaatgccATACACTATGAAACGTTAAGGAGTCCCTATAATTCAATATGTGTACTGAAAAACCTCCTGTTTATATTGGCAAAATCATTTTGTAAAGCAAATATGTAAAATGGTGAACATATGTATGCGTACATAGGTGATTATATGGATCTATTTACAATAATGGACTTGCATAgctgatgtacatgtatatgaaatgttgttttcaatcaaactatatacacaatatgtaaaaaatattgataccaAATACTATGAGTAACATTTGAAACAAGCATGTTTATTGTATGTTTAGTAAATCATAGAAATCAAACACCCTTAAtcattatacaataaatgttctggatttaaaataaagacagTCAAACTGATTATGTAATTCTATATCATAAACGACTTCGCCATCaagatataacatatatttttcaaataaaagttgTGTAACTAGGGTTATCATGAATGAATGCGTCGTCATAAACGGTAGTcatcatataattatgttttacgtATTTATGctataattcataaaaaaacacaacatttatgaCATTAATAGAGTATCACATTCATGGTCGTTCGAtaccaaatttattaaacttatttgcttaaatgaatgtaaaaaagTTGATGCAATTTGCAGTTTCCATGGTAATTACAATGGTTTAAAAGACAGAGTGAATGTATACATGTAGCTATAAGCAATATTCCATTTCCACCAggtaaaacattgaaattaaatatccagaattataaataaaatttgagtTCAAAATCCTAATTTAAAAGATCAGTATGTAAGAGGCTAATCAGTAACTAAAACTTAAGTTTTCTTACGGCTAAAACGAAattctattaaataaaacacaacatatcAACATCTGAACGTGTTAAATTTCTGTTCAAAACATATGAATCATAATTCcatctaaaaaaatacaatctAGATTTACTGGAACAGGAATACGTTTACCGACTTTCCCACAACATCAATGAAAATGCTTACAAATCAATAAAAGGATGACACCAAATATTGTCAAGCTTAACTTCCGTAATGAAGTAAGTGTGTAATAATGTTGGAGAACAAAAACTTTCCACTTTTCTTGTAACATGTTACCTTAATGTACATAAAAATGCTTACAAAATCATTTCCCGCTATTGTTATCATCACCATCGATACGCTTCCAAAAAGAGTCACATTGCTgtgttgaaaatgaacaagcAAGACAGCATATGGTATTACCTCATAATATCACATAATAGCAAATATCAATcatgtaagtatatatatttacaatagcTAAAAATCTGGATTTATGACAGTTCCCTGGttgaatgaaaatatacaaatatgtcaaataatgcACAACTCCTGTATGTAATCTAGATATGTATTGATGTGGAACTCAAATATGTTGAAGTAGGCCAAATCTTGGGAAAAACAATGTTCAAGTAGGCCCAATCTTGTAGAAAACAATGTTCAAGTAGGCCAAATCTTGGGAAAAACAATGTTCATGAAGGCCAAATCTTGGGAAAAACAATGTTCAAGTAGGCCCAATCTTGgaagaaaacaatgttcaaGTAGGCCAAATCTTGGGAAAAACAATGTTCAAGTAGGCCAAATCTAGGGAAAAACAATGTTCAAGTAGGCCCAATCTTGTAGAAAACAATGTTCAAGTAGGCCCAATCTTGTAGAAAACAATGTTCAAGTAGGCCAAATCTAGGGAAAAACAATGTTCAAGTAGGCCCAATCTTGTAGAAAACAATGTTCAAGTAGGCCAAATCTTGGGAAAAACAATGTTCATGAAGGCCAAATCTTGGGAAAACAATGTTCAAGTAGGCCAAATCTTGGGAAAAAACAATGTTCAAGTAGGCCAAATCTTGGGAAAAACAATGTTCAAGTAGGCCAAATCTTGGGAAAAACAATGT encodes:
- the LOC128223547 gene encoding mucin-2-like, giving the protein MPDANCPMQNLQYSPGNILPTVPCRTYSTLQATPCQLSHAELTVLSRQHLANCPMQNLQYSPGNTLPTVPCSTYSTLQATPCQLSHAELTVLSRQHLANCPMQNLQYSPGNTLPTVPCSTYSTLQATSCQLSHAELTVLSRQHLANCPMQYLQYSPGNILPTVPCKCPEFDLRFVINTPACEAFAVDEGYANVTDDISEKTNLTALIDNKMSANQTIGADVEQLYPRAGVNCYTPTTSTPTTALTIAFNTTSTLTTASSTTSTPTTASSTTSAPTIASSTTSSPTTASSTTSTPTTASSTTSTPTTISSTTSTPTAASITTSAPTIASSTTSTPTTTSSTTSTPTTASSTTSTPTTASSTTSAPTIASSTTSTPTTASSTTSTPTTASSTASTPTTATSTTSTPTTASSTTSTPTVASSTTSAPTIASSTTSTPTTASNTTSAPTIASSTTSTPATASSTTSTLTTATSTTSAPTTATSTTSTPTTASSTTSIPTAATSTTSTNTTTNTSSNSTVATTASTLNTTISSTIMSSSLASSSPDISERTNLTALIDNAMSANQTIGADVEQLYPRAGVNCYKPTEPAHTSAPTIESSSTSTPTPINTAPPATVSSTTSTPTTTTTAPPTTASSTTSIPTTTTTAPPATASSTTSTLTTASSTTSTLTTVTTTTYTTTVPPTTASSTTSTPTPITTAPPATAYSTTSSPTTTAPPTTASSTSSTPTTTTPPTTGSSTTSTPTPITTAPPTTASSTTSTPTPTAPPTTASSTTSTPTPTTTAPPTTASSTTSTPITVTSTTPTTTTTASTVNTAISSTKMSSSLATSSQDISERTNLTALIDNAMSANQTIGADVEQLYPRAGVNCYKPTEPTHTTAPTIESSTTSKPTPMNTAPPATASSTTSTPTTTTTAPPATTSSTTSTPTTTAPPATASSTTSTLTTASSTTSTTVTTTTYTTTAPPATASSTTSTPSTTDPPAVASSTTSTLTTLTTTTYTTTAQPAVASSTTSTPTTASSNTFTLTTATSTTPTTTTTAPPTTASSPTSTPTATAQPTTASSTTPTPTTAAVTSTTPTSTALPTTASNTTPTTTAPPTPTSTLTTATSTTPTTTTTAPPTTASSPTSTPTATAQPTTASNTTPTPTTAAPPPPTSTPTTTAPPTTATSTTPTHTTTAPTSTAASTSSTPITATSTTPTPTTTAPPTPTTTAPTSTATSTSSTATTATSTTPTPSTTAPTTTATSTSSTPTTATSTTPTPTTTAPITTASSTTSTPTPTTTTTVPPTTASSTTSTPTPTTATSTTPTPSTTAPITTASSTTSTPTPTTTTTVPPTTASSTTSTPTPTTTAPPTTASSTTSAPTPTPTTTAPITTASSTTSTPTPTPTTATSTTPTPTTTAPITTASSTTSTPTPTTATSTTPTPTTTAPITTASSTTSTPTPTPTTATSTTPTPTTTAPITTASSTTSTRTPTPTTATSTTPTPATTAPTTTASSTTSAPTPTTTTTVPPTTASSTTSTPTPTATAPPTTASSTTSTPTPTTTAPTTTASSTTSTPSPTTTAPPTTASSTTSTPTPTTTAPHTTASSTTSTPTPTTTAPHTTASSTTSAPTPTTTAPHTTASSTTSTPTPTTTVPPTTASSTTSTPTPTTTAPPTTASSTTSTPTPTTTAPPTTASSTTSAPTPTTTVPPTTASSTTSTPTPTTTAPPTTASSTTSTPTPTTTVPPTTASSTTSTPTPTTTVPPTTASSTTSTPTPTTTAPPTTASSTTSTPTPTTTAPHTTASSTTSTPTPTTTAPPTTASSTTSTSTPTTTAPPTTASSTTSSPTPTTTVPPTTASSTTSTPTPTTTAPPTTASSTTSTPTPTTTAPPTTASSTTSAPTPTTTVPPTTASSTTSTPTPTTTAPPTTASSTTSTPTPTTTVPPTTASSTTSTPTPTTTAPPTTASSTTSTPTPTTTAPPTTASSTTSTPTPTTTAPHTTASSTTSTPTPTTTAPPTTASSTTSTSTPTTTAPPTTASSTTSSPTPTTTAPPTTASSTISTSTPTTASSTTPTTASSTTPTPTTASSTTPTPTPTTTAPPTTVSSTTYTPTPTTTAPPTTASSTTSTPTTATSTTPTPTTVSSTTPTPTPTTTAPPTTVSSTTYTPITVTNTTPTPTTTASTVNTAISSTKMSSSLATSSQG